The following proteins come from a genomic window of Candidatus Binatus sp.:
- the cofH gene encoding 5-amino-6-(D-ribitylamino)uracil--L-tyrosine 4-hydroxyphenyl transferase CofH — MNLEYWRDYVDEIEATPVDALLGKASAPVRTALERALLKRELTPEEGLLLYTAGGDDLRATVRCADIARAEDVGDEVTYIVNRNINFTNICFVGCQFCGFKRQRWEDDAYDHSDDTIVRKVADAVARGATEICMQGGINPDMPPFKYRDLLDVMKGAFPEIHIHAFSPMEIMYGAKRARMDYPEYITMLKDHGLGSIPGTAAEILDDSVREILSHKKVDVAAWVEIITTAHAVGVPTTSTVMYGHIETPRHVVNHLDLIRTIQKQTHGFTEFVPLRFIHQNTVLYRKGLVSPPDRGQLDFQMYAFSRLFLRGQIDNIQTSWVKCGVDLAAYTLKAGCNDFSGTLMEESITALAGGDSGEFVPVDLFEEKAREMGRVAVERTTLYKKLYGRKAPNGARPIASSPVAADHHACGGSGCG, encoded by the coding sequence ATGAACCTGGAGTACTGGCGAGATTACGTTGACGAAATCGAAGCGACTCCCGTTGACGCTTTGCTGGGCAAGGCGTCCGCGCCGGTGCGCACCGCGCTTGAACGCGCTCTCCTGAAAAGAGAACTGACGCCCGAAGAAGGGCTGCTGCTTTACACCGCCGGCGGCGACGACTTGCGCGCGACCGTCCGATGCGCCGACATCGCCCGCGCCGAGGACGTCGGCGACGAAGTCACCTACATCGTCAATCGCAATATCAACTTCACCAATATCTGTTTCGTGGGATGCCAGTTCTGCGGCTTCAAGCGCCAGCGCTGGGAGGACGACGCCTACGATCATTCCGACGATACGATCGTGCGCAAAGTGGCCGACGCAGTCGCCCGCGGAGCCACCGAGATCTGCATGCAGGGCGGCATCAACCCCGACATGCCCCCGTTCAAGTATCGCGACCTGCTCGACGTGATGAAGGGTGCCTTCCCCGAGATTCACATCCACGCGTTCTCGCCGATGGAAATAATGTACGGCGCCAAGCGCGCGCGGATGGACTATCCCGAATACATCACGATGCTCAAGGACCACGGACTCGGATCGATTCCCGGCACCGCCGCGGAAATCCTCGACGACAGCGTGCGCGAGATCCTCAGTCACAAGAAGGTCGACGTAGCCGCGTGGGTCGAGATAATCACCACCGCTCACGCCGTCGGCGTGCCGACCACCTCAACCGTCATGTACGGCCACATCGAGACGCCCCGCCATGTGGTGAATCATCTCGACTTGATCCGCACGATCCAGAAGCAGACCCATGGCTTCACCGAGTTCGTGCCGCTCAGATTCATCCATCAGAACACGGTGCTCTACCGCAAGGGCCTGGTTTCGCCGCCCGATCGCGGTCAATTGGATTTCCAGATGTACGCGTTCTCGCGCCTGTTCCTGCGCGGGCAAATCGACAACATCCAGACTTCGTGGGTCAAGTGCGGCGTCGATCTCGCGGCGTACACGCTCAAGGCCGGATGCAATGATTTTTCGGGCACGCTGATGGAAGAAAGCATCACGGCCCTGGCCGGCGGCGACTCGGGCGAGTTCGTGCCGGTCGATTTGTTCGAGGAAAAAGCCCGCGAGATGGGCCGCGTCGCCGTCGAACGCACCACGCTCTACAAGAAGCTCTACGGAAGAAAGGCACCCAATGGAGCGCGGCCAATCGCGTCCTCTCCCGTCGCGGCGGATCACCACGCTTGCGGGGGGAGTGGGTGCGGCTAA
- a CDS encoding dihydrolipoamide acetyltransferase family protein has protein sequence MAIDVTMPQMGESVVEGTIAKWLVKEGDIVSEDQPLVEISTDKVDTEIPSPSAGRIAKIVAAEGQTIPVGATLAVIEPAGAETTAKLKAIAPKAAPKAEPLPARTEPTRESPAVKPAPPPQPMQSAAVGVHAAVSEAGGPRRFSPVVLKMAAEEGIDLSRVPGTGIGGRVSKRDLQGYLDSLRRGAAPGAAAAPPPTNGVAQSGPRPASAGAATQAPAAQLGAVFRPPVYQPIEGDIVEPFTRRRKLIAEHMVFSKTHSPHVGTVAEVDITNAMRIREKHKDEFARREGFSLTLLPLAAAATVRALKEFPRMNASVVGDSVVRRREINLGIAMDTDEGLLVPVIRAAEGMSVVGIARAIESLRRKVAEKKITAEDLAGGSFTLSNPGREGNLYGFAIINQPQVGILRMGEVKKRPVVVEVDGADAIAIRTMMYLALSYDHRVIDGVLGNRFLYRAARILEEADFEL, from the coding sequence ATGGCGATCGACGTAACGATGCCGCAGATGGGCGAGAGTGTGGTCGAAGGCACGATCGCAAAGTGGCTGGTCAAGGAAGGCGACATCGTCAGCGAAGATCAACCGCTCGTTGAAATTTCGACCGACAAGGTGGACACGGAAATTCCGTCGCCGAGCGCGGGACGAATCGCGAAGATTGTCGCCGCGGAAGGGCAGACAATCCCGGTCGGCGCGACGCTTGCCGTGATCGAGCCGGCCGGCGCAGAGACCACGGCAAAGCTGAAGGCGATCGCGCCGAAAGCAGCGCCGAAGGCGGAGCCGCTGCCTGCTCGGACGGAGCCCACACGGGAAAGTCCGGCGGTGAAGCCGGCGCCGCCGCCTCAGCCCATGCAATCGGCCGCGGTTGGCGTTCATGCGGCCGTATCCGAGGCGGGAGGTCCGCGGCGCTTTTCTCCGGTCGTGCTGAAAATGGCGGCGGAAGAGGGCATCGATCTGAGTCGCGTCCCGGGAACGGGAATTGGCGGGCGAGTCAGCAAGCGCGACCTGCAAGGTTACCTCGATTCGCTGCGAAGAGGCGCGGCGCCTGGCGCCGCGGCCGCGCCGCCGCCGACTAACGGAGTTGCGCAGAGCGGCCCGCGTCCTGCGTCGGCTGGCGCGGCGACGCAAGCGCCGGCGGCTCAGTTGGGTGCGGTTTTTCGGCCTCCCGTCTATCAACCGATCGAAGGCGACATCGTCGAGCCGTTCACCCGCCGGCGCAAGCTCATCGCCGAGCACATGGTGTTCTCCAAGACGCATTCGCCGCACGTGGGCACGGTTGCGGAAGTTGACATCACCAACGCGATGCGCATCCGCGAGAAGCATAAGGATGAGTTCGCGCGCCGCGAGGGTTTCAGTCTCACGCTTTTGCCGCTGGCGGCGGCGGCGACCGTTCGCGCGCTCAAGGAATTTCCGCGGATGAATGCCTCGGTGGTGGGCGACTCCGTGGTGCGCCGGCGCGAAATCAATCTCGGCATCGCGATGGATACCGACGAAGGGCTGCTGGTTCCGGTGATCAGGGCCGCCGAAGGGATGTCGGTGGTCGGGATTGCGCGCGCGATCGAAAGTCTGCGGCGCAAAGTCGCCGAGAAGAAAATCACCGCGGAGGATCTCGCGGGCGGCAGCTTTACCCTCTCCAATCCGGGGAGAGAGGGGAATCTGTACGGATTTGCGATCATCAATCAGCCGCAGGTCGGCATCTTGCGGATGGGCGAAGTGAAGAAGCGGCCGGTGGTGGTCGAGGTTGACGGCGCCGACGCGATCGCAATCCGCACCATGATGTACCTGGCGCTGTCGTACGACCATCGCGTCATCGATGGGGTGCTGGGCAATCGCTTCCTCTACCGCGCCGCCCGCATTCTCGAAGAGGCTGACTTCGAACTGTAG
- the cofG gene encoding 7,8-didemethyl-8-hydroxy-5-deazariboflavin synthase CofG: MHSSLASAPREPAPIREILDRALAGARLSDADAIALIECPDSDLDALLSAAAELRDRGKGRDVTYSRKVFLPITNLCRDRCTYCTFRKDPGDPGAWTMMPGEIADWSRRGAELGCKEALMCLGDKPEVAFKEYRETLATLGVRTTIEYVARACEIALAAGLLPHTNAGLMTSDEMRVLRPLNASMGLMLENISPRLRARGAVHQAAPDKDPALRIKMIDEAGALRIPFTTGILLGIGETPAERALSLTAIRDTHERHGHIQEVIIQNFRAKPEIAMADAPEPDAYDMARAIAAARLVLGPAMNVQAPPNLSPRQIELFLSAGINDWGGISPLSKDYVNPEAPWPHIERLGERCARAGFRLAERLAIYPEYINDKWLDPAVATKVRAIWARPVGGQQ, from the coding sequence ATGCATTCATCGCTCGCTTCCGCACCTCGCGAGCCCGCGCCGATCCGCGAGATCCTCGATCGAGCGCTGGCGGGCGCGCGCCTCAGCGATGCCGACGCGATCGCACTTATCGAATGCCCCGACAGCGACCTCGACGCCCTGCTCTCCGCGGCGGCTGAACTTCGCGATCGCGGCAAGGGCCGCGACGTTACTTACTCGCGCAAAGTCTTCCTGCCCATCACCAATCTCTGCCGCGATCGTTGCACCTACTGCACCTTCCGCAAAGACCCCGGCGACCCCGGCGCGTGGACGATGATGCCCGGCGAGATTGCCGATTGGTCGCGGCGCGGCGCCGAGCTCGGATGCAAAGAGGCGCTGATGTGCCTGGGCGACAAGCCCGAGGTCGCCTTCAAGGAATATCGCGAGACGCTGGCGACGCTCGGCGTCCGCACCACGATCGAATACGTCGCCCGCGCCTGCGAAATCGCGCTGGCCGCGGGACTGCTGCCGCATACCAACGCCGGCCTGATGACGTCCGACGAAATGCGCGTGCTGCGTCCGCTCAACGCGAGCATGGGCCTGATGCTCGAAAACATCTCGCCGCGGCTGCGCGCGCGCGGCGCGGTGCATCAGGCGGCGCCCGACAAGGACCCCGCGCTGCGGATTAAGATGATAGACGAGGCGGGCGCACTGCGAATTCCGTTCACGACCGGAATCCTGCTCGGCATCGGCGAGACTCCGGCCGAACGCGCACTGAGTCTGACCGCGATTCGCGACACCCACGAGCGCCACGGTCATATCCAGGAAGTGATCATCCAGAATTTTCGCGCCAAGCCGGAAATTGCGATGGCCGACGCGCCGGAGCCTGACGCATACGACATGGCGCGCGCGATCGCGGCCGCACGCCTGGTGCTCGGGCCGGCGATGAACGTGCAGGCGCCGCCCAACTTGTCGCCGCGTCAGATCGAGTTGTTCCTGAGCGCCGGAATCAACGACTGGGGCGGCATTTCCCCGCTCAGCAAGGATTACGTGAACCCCGAGGCGCCGTGGCCGCACATCGAGCGGCTCGGCGAGCGATGCGCGCGGGCTGGATTCAGGCTTGCTGAAAGGCTCGCAATTTATCCCGAATATATTAATGATAAGTGGCTCGACCCGGCGGTCGCGACTAAAGTGCGCGCGATATGGGCTCGGCCTGTCGGAGGCCAACAATGA
- the cofE gene encoding coenzyme F420-0:L-glutamate ligase: MRTISLTAIEGIPMVKAGDDLAALIARALDDTGFGLEPGDILVVCQKVVSKAEARVVDLKDFEPSEFARSYAKRWEKDPRAIEVVLRQTSRIVRNDRGVLIVETGPGWVCANAGVDESNSLEDGRAILLPEDPDASARCLRDQLRRRLGVTVAVLITDTFGRPWRDGLTEVCLGIAGMNPILDLRGTADLGGRELHHTVVAIADEIASAAGLLMEKAGATPAVVVRGYKYDPFEGSAKVLIRPAEADLFR, translated from the coding sequence ATGCGCACGATAAGTCTCACTGCAATCGAGGGAATCCCGATGGTGAAGGCGGGCGACGATCTTGCCGCGCTGATCGCCCGGGCGCTCGACGACACTGGCTTCGGACTCGAACCCGGCGATATTCTCGTCGTATGCCAGAAGGTGGTCTCCAAAGCCGAGGCTCGCGTCGTCGATTTGAAGGATTTCGAGCCCTCCGAATTCGCCCGCAGCTATGCCAAGCGCTGGGAAAAAGATCCGCGCGCGATCGAAGTCGTGCTGCGACAAACCAGCAGAATCGTCCGCAACGACCGCGGCGTCCTGATCGTCGAGACCGGACCCGGATGGGTCTGCGCCAATGCCGGCGTCGATGAATCCAACAGCCTCGAAGACGGCCGCGCCATCCTGCTGCCCGAGGATCCCGACGCCTCCGCGCGCTGTCTTCGCGACCAGCTTCGCCGCCGCCTGGGCGTTACCGTCGCCGTGCTGATCACCGACACCTTCGGCCGTCCGTGGCGCGACGGCCTTACCGAAGTATGCCTCGGAATCGCCGGCATGAATCCAATCCTCGACTTGCGCGGCACCGCCGACCTGGGCGGCCGCGAATTGCATCACACCGTCGTTGCAATCGCCGACGAGATCGCGTCCGCCGCCGGCCTCCTGATGGAAAAAGCTGGCGCCACTCCGGCGGTCGTCGTGCGCGGATACAAATATGATCCGTTCGAGGGCAGCGCGAAGGTATTGATTCGCCCCGCCGAAGCCGATTTATTCCGCTAA
- the cofD gene encoding 2-phospho-L-lactate transferase: MERGQSRPLPSRRITTLAGGVGAAKFIRGLVRRIDPERLTVVVNTGDDDTFYGLHVSPDIDTISYTLAGVANRAQGWGLDGESFNALHALARFYGKPWFALGDRDLATHLYRTERMRHGISLSRITAEIADAFGVKSRIIPMSDDRVRTFVKLRGRRAIPFQEYFVRGRARGAVEKIELRGIGIARPNPAVLRAIGKSAAVILAPSNPFVSLGPILNLTGVRAALRRVKPRVAAISPIVAGKPIKGPAGKMLRGLGMEVSPLGVARLYRDIAGLFVLDNADRRYLESIERLGMRALATDTIMATPERAAALAEVVLRALAV; encoded by the coding sequence ATGGAGCGCGGCCAATCGCGTCCTCTCCCGTCGCGGCGGATCACCACGCTTGCGGGGGGAGTGGGTGCGGCTAAGTTCATCCGGGGACTGGTTCGGCGTATCGATCCCGAAAGGCTGACCGTCGTCGTTAATACCGGCGACGACGACACCTTTTACGGGCTTCACGTCTCACCCGATATCGACACCATCAGCTACACGCTCGCCGGCGTAGCCAATCGCGCGCAAGGATGGGGCCTGGACGGAGAATCGTTCAACGCGCTCCACGCGCTCGCGCGTTTCTACGGCAAGCCGTGGTTCGCGCTGGGCGATCGCGACCTCGCCACTCATCTGTACCGCACCGAGCGGATGCGCCACGGCATATCGCTCAGCCGAATCACCGCCGAAATCGCGGACGCATTCGGAGTCAAGTCGCGAATCATCCCCATGAGCGACGACCGGGTGCGGACCTTCGTCAAATTGCGCGGACGGCGCGCCATCCCGTTTCAGGAATACTTCGTGCGCGGGCGCGCTCGCGGCGCCGTCGAAAAGATCGAGCTGCGTGGAATCGGGATCGCGCGCCCCAATCCCGCCGTCCTGCGCGCGATTGGCAAATCCGCCGCGGTCATCCTGGCGCCGTCGAATCCGTTCGTCTCGCTCGGCCCGATTCTGAATTTGACCGGCGTGCGCGCGGCGCTGCGCCGGGTGAAACCGCGCGTCGCGGCCATTAGCCCGATCGTCGCCGGCAAGCCGATCAAAGGTCCCGCCGGCAAAATGCTCCGCGGCCTCGGGATGGAAGTCTCGCCGCTTGGAGTTGCGCGGCTCTATCGCGACATAGCCGGACTGTTCGTGCTGGACAACGCCGACCGGCGCTACCTCGAATCGATCGAACGGCTTGGGATGCGCGCGCTGGCTACCGACACCATCATGGCCACTCCCGAGCGCGCCGCCGCTTTGGCCGAAGTGGTTCTGCGAGCGCTTGCGGTGTAG
- a CDS encoding PqiC family protein, protein MTSTRQLLKTCALGAIAMALAGCSVFAKTILAPQPDITKFYLLTPTAGAAPTQSVGGDFAIGLGPIKLPPYLDRPEVVTRAAPNRLELSKSERWGESLQNGFTSVMARDLAAQAGTRRVIIFPWYNTIQIDLQVQIDVYRFETDGNGNAQLSAKWTILDSAGKNILYTAESNLTQPSKPGDATDAAAALSRAVGDLSGQIANMIHQLRSQQGAHPA, encoded by the coding sequence ATGACCTCGACCAGACAGCTGCTCAAGACTTGTGCGCTCGGCGCGATCGCGATGGCGCTGGCGGGATGCTCCGTTTTCGCCAAAACGATTCTCGCCCCGCAGCCGGACATCACCAAGTTCTATCTCCTCACACCCACAGCCGGCGCCGCGCCGACGCAGAGCGTGGGCGGCGATTTCGCGATTGGACTTGGGCCGATCAAACTCCCTCCATACCTCGATCGCCCGGAAGTAGTGACGCGGGCTGCCCCCAATCGTCTCGAGCTCTCAAAGAGCGAGCGATGGGGCGAGTCGCTGCAAAACGGTTTCACCAGCGTGATGGCGCGCGACCTCGCCGCACAAGCCGGCACCAGGCGCGTGATTATCTTCCCGTGGTACAACACCATCCAGATCGATTTGCAGGTCCAGATTGACGTCTATCGCTTCGAGACCGATGGCAATGGCAACGCGCAATTGTCGGCGAAATGGACGATTCTCGACTCCGCCGGCAAGAACATCCTTTACACGGCGGAGTCGAATCTCACGCAGCCCTCCAAGCCCGGCGATGCTACCGATGCGGCGGCGGCGCTTAGTCGCGCGGTGGGCGATCTCAGCGGCCAGATCGCGAACATGATCCACCAACTGCGCTCGCAACAGGGCGCTCATCCGGCCTGA
- a CDS encoding MlaD family protein, which translates to MGKRINPTMVGAFVLGALGLIMVAVVLLEGGLFRKTHEFVIYFGGGVNGLRVGAPVKFKGVEIGEVKRIRLRLEQEVNRQNNKLTAEVRIPVIIELDEEKIVSHGGASIDLSDPHTIPNLIREGLRAQLGSDSFVTGLMYVALDIEPNTPIQMAAPLGSPLQEIPAIPTTLEQAQAVAIRIFEKLDKVDFDAVFTQMTGMLDSIRQITTSPALKEVVANSEKTRQQLDHTLAGAQQTLNSMNSQVHPLSQSFQKTSLSADAAAKQARLTLGAVQTAIEPNSPVNYQVLQTLQDVSAAARSIKELADYLQRNPSAIIRGRDLSQD; encoded by the coding sequence ATGGGTAAGCGAATCAATCCGACGATGGTGGGTGCGTTCGTTTTGGGCGCGCTGGGCCTGATCATGGTGGCGGTGGTCCTCCTGGAGGGAGGCCTGTTCCGCAAGACCCACGAATTTGTCATCTACTTCGGCGGCGGGGTCAACGGCCTGAGGGTCGGCGCGCCGGTCAAGTTCAAGGGCGTCGAGATAGGCGAGGTCAAACGGATTCGATTGCGCCTCGAGCAGGAGGTCAACCGCCAGAATAACAAGTTGACCGCCGAGGTGCGCATCCCGGTGATCATCGAGCTCGACGAGGAAAAGATTGTTTCCCACGGCGGCGCCTCCATCGATTTGAGCGACCCGCATACGATTCCCAACCTGATCCGCGAAGGGCTGCGCGCGCAACTCGGCTCGGACAGCTTCGTCACCGGCCTGATGTACGTGGCGTTGGACATCGAACCGAATACGCCGATTCAAATGGCCGCGCCGCTGGGCTCTCCGCTCCAGGAAATCCCCGCAATTCCAACCACCCTCGAACAGGCCCAGGCGGTGGCAATCCGAATTTTCGAAAAACTCGACAAGGTGGACTTCGACGCCGTGTTCACGCAGATGACCGGGATGCTGGATTCGATCAGGCAAATCACCACCTCGCCCGCGCTGAAAGAAGTCGTGGCGAATTCCGAGAAAACCCGCCAGCAACTCGATCACACCCTGGCCGGCGCGCAGCAGACTCTCAACTCGATGAACAGCCAGGTGCATCCTCTGTCGCAATCTTTTCAGAAGACCTCGCTTTCCGCCGACGCCGCGGCCAAGCAGGCCCGGCTGACGCTCGGCGCCGTGCAAACGGCGATCGAGCCGAACTCTCCCGTGAACTACCAGGTGCTGCAGACCCTGCAGGACGTCTCCGCCGCCGCCCGCTCGATCAAGGAGCTGGCCGACTACCTGCAACGTAACCCGAGCGCAATCATTCGCGGGCGCGACCTCAGCCAGGATTAA
- a CDS encoding alpha-ketoacid dehydrogenase subunit beta, whose translation MEVTYIKAINAALHEEMRRDENVFVMGEDVAELGGAFKATEGLLEAFGEERVIDTPISEALIVGAGIGAAVLGMRPVVEMQFADFIACAFDQIVNNAATLRYRHGGKAACPLVIRAPSGAGVHGALFHSQNPEAWFTRVPGLKVVAPATAYDAKGILKSAIRDGNPVVYLEHKRLYRSVKEDLPEGDFTVPIGVAEIRKQGGDLSIITYGGTLGQSLDAARIVEKEDGLAVEVLDLRTLLPLDREAILLTARKTGKVLVVHEDRLTGGIGGEVSAIIMENAFEYLDGPVRRVAAADAPVAFSPPLEEFILPSTNKIVDAIRSLAAY comes from the coding sequence ATGGAAGTCACTTACATCAAGGCGATTAACGCGGCGCTGCACGAGGAGATGCGCCGCGACGAAAATGTTTTCGTCATGGGCGAGGACGTGGCGGAGCTGGGCGGCGCGTTCAAAGCCACCGAAGGGCTGCTCGAGGCGTTTGGCGAGGAGCGCGTGATCGACACGCCGATCTCGGAGGCGTTGATCGTGGGCGCGGGAATCGGCGCGGCGGTGCTGGGGATGCGTCCGGTGGTCGAAATGCAGTTCGCGGATTTTATCGCGTGCGCCTTCGATCAGATCGTCAACAATGCGGCGACGCTGCGCTACCGTCACGGCGGCAAGGCGGCTTGTCCGCTGGTGATCCGCGCGCCATCGGGCGCGGGGGTTCACGGCGCGCTGTTCCATTCACAAAATCCCGAGGCGTGGTTCACGCGCGTGCCGGGACTCAAGGTGGTCGCACCCGCAACCGCATACGACGCGAAAGGAATTTTGAAGAGCGCGATTCGCGACGGCAACCCGGTGGTGTACCTGGAGCACAAGCGGCTCTATCGCAGCGTCAAGGAAGACCTTCCCGAAGGCGACTTCACGGTGCCGATCGGAGTTGCGGAAATTCGCAAGCAAGGCGGCGACCTTTCGATAATCACCTACGGCGGCACGCTCGGCCAATCGCTTGACGCGGCGCGAATCGTCGAGAAGGAAGACGGGCTTGCGGTCGAGGTGCTCGATTTGCGAACGCTGCTGCCGCTGGATCGCGAGGCAATACTCTTAACCGCGCGCAAGACCGGCAAGGTGCTCGTGGTGCATGAGGATCGGCTGACCGGCGGGATCGGCGGTGAGGTCTCGGCGATCATCATGGAGAACGCATTCGAATATCTCGACGGTCCGGTGCGCCGGGTCGCGGCCGCCGATGCGCCGGTCGCATTCAGCCCGCCGCTCGAGGAATTCATACTGCCCAGCACCAACAAAATCGTGGATGCGATCCGCAGCCTGGCGGCGTATTGA
- a CDS encoding thiamine pyrophosphate-dependent dehydrogenase E1 component subunit alpha, which produces MDETNVARGGVEPAPRVEYELQLYYWMKLIRAFEERVSRLHRQNKILGGVYSGAGQEAIVTGICAPLHDGDFVAPLHRDMGVFIMRGVDPGRLMAQLMGKETGLSRGKDSFLHGGDLEHAVFGSTSMLGSSIPVAVGAALKFKMKKDPNVAVAFFGEGASSRGDVHEGMNFAGVHKLPVVFVCENNRYAYSTPLEKQMAIENVADRAVAYGFKGHVCSGNDLLAVLELSERAIARTRAGEGPVLIECKTYRYRGHSEHDAALYRDAEELIEWQSRDPIPSFEFYLEKKGHDIKRIREQIDERAKQAVQAAVEFAEGSRLPEPQEALEDIYAPPGAPISPKAPNSSANGAR; this is translated from the coding sequence ATGGACGAAACCAATGTTGCGCGCGGCGGCGTCGAGCCCGCGCCACGCGTCGAGTATGAGCTCCAGCTCTATTACTGGATGAAGTTGATTCGCGCGTTCGAGGAGCGTGTTTCGCGATTGCATCGCCAGAACAAAATCCTGGGCGGGGTTTACTCCGGCGCCGGGCAGGAGGCGATCGTCACGGGCATTTGCGCGCCGTTGCACGACGGCGACTTCGTGGCGCCGCTGCATCGCGACATGGGAGTTTTCATCATGCGCGGGGTCGATCCGGGCCGCCTGATGGCGCAGTTGATGGGCAAGGAGACGGGGCTGTCGCGCGGCAAGGATTCGTTTCTGCACGGCGGCGACCTGGAACACGCGGTTTTCGGATCGACCTCGATGCTGGGTTCGTCGATCCCGGTGGCGGTCGGTGCGGCGCTCAAATTCAAAATGAAAAAGGATCCCAACGTTGCGGTGGCCTTCTTCGGTGAAGGCGCGTCGTCGCGCGGGGACGTGCATGAAGGGATGAACTTTGCCGGCGTGCACAAGCTGCCGGTCGTGTTCGTGTGCGAGAACAACCGCTACGCGTACTCGACCCCGCTGGAAAAACAGATGGCGATCGAAAATGTTGCGGATCGCGCGGTGGCCTATGGCTTCAAGGGTCATGTGTGCTCGGGCAACGACCTGCTGGCGGTGCTGGAGCTGAGCGAGCGCGCGATCGCACGCACCCGCGCCGGCGAGGGTCCGGTGCTGATCGAATGCAAGACTTATCGCTACCGCGGGCATAGCGAGCACGACGCGGCGCTGTACCGGGACGCGGAAGAGCTGATCGAATGGCAGAGCCGCGATCCGATCCCGAGCTTCGAGTTTTACCTGGAGAAGAAGGGCCACGACATCAAGCGCATCCGCGAGCAGATCGACGAGCGGGCGAAGCAGGCGGTGCAGGCGGCGGTGGAATTCGCCGAAGGCAGCCGGCTGCCGGAACCTCAAGAAGCACTTGAAGATATTTACGCGCCGCCGGGCGCTCCAATTTCTCCCAAGGCGCCGAACTCATCGGCCAACGGCGCGCGCTAG
- a CDS encoding polyprenyl synthetase family protein — MKRAKATQLADASTPEALNPARLVEADLAAAEAKLSRLLDSNESAIAEVCHYLVDAGGKRLRPAFILLVYRACGGTDAKVADAIDAAIALELIHSATLLHDDIIDRGLLRRGKPSAFARYGFGPSLIAGDYLFCRAFEVCGRFEERLVRTAAQACIQLTEGEVMEGRFRHNAAASLADYIGVIDRKTASLFHAGGKVAADLAGAASRTIDAMAKLGTAMGLAFQMVDDLLDILGPEEKIGKPVGSDLRAGILSLPVVLGVERSAELRALFQNGTSMKGAVLERALGLLRDPEIIAAARRLAADQVAIARSIVGELEPSPYRDGLATLIDDQISREV; from the coding sequence GTGAAAAGAGCCAAGGCAACTCAACTCGCTGACGCATCGACGCCTGAGGCTTTGAACCCCGCGCGCCTGGTCGAAGCCGACCTGGCCGCGGCCGAAGCGAAACTTTCCCGCCTGCTCGACTCCAACGAGTCGGCCATCGCGGAAGTTTGCCACTATCTCGTTGACGCCGGCGGCAAGCGGCTGCGGCCGGCGTTCATCCTGCTGGTGTACCGCGCATGCGGCGGCACTGACGCGAAAGTGGCCGACGCGATCGACGCTGCTATCGCGCTCGAACTGATCCACTCCGCGACCCTGCTCCACGACGACATCATCGATCGCGGCCTGCTGCGTCGCGGCAAGCCGTCGGCGTTCGCGCGCTACGGCTTTGGCCCGTCGCTGATCGCCGGCGACTATCTGTTCTGCCGCGCGTTCGAGGTATGCGGCCGCTTCGAAGAACGCCTCGTGCGCACCGCGGCGCAGGCCTGCATCCAGCTCACCGAAGGCGAAGTGATGGAGGGGCGCTTCCGTCACAACGCGGCCGCGTCCCTGGCGGACTATATCGGGGTGATCGATCGCAAGACCGCGTCGCTGTTCCACGCCGGCGGCAAGGTTGCGGCGGATCTCGCGGGCGCGGCGTCGCGCACGATCGATGCGATGGCGAAGCTGGGAACCGCGATGGGCCTGGCGTTCCAGATGGTCGATGACCTGCTCGACATTCTGGGGCCCGAAGAAAAAATCGGCAAGCCAGTCGGCTCCGATTTGCGCGCCGGCATTCTGTCGCTGCCGGTCGTGCTCGGCGTCGAGCGCAGCGCCGAGCTGCGCGCGCTGTTCCAGAACGGAACCAGCATGAAGGGCGCGGTGCTCGAGCGCGCGCTCGGCCTGCTGCGAGACCCGGAAATCATCGCCGCCGCGCGCCGTCTGGCCGCGGATCAAGTCGCAATCGCCCGCTCGATCGTCGGCGAGCTCGAACCGTCCCCCTACCGCGACGGCCTGGCAACGTTGATCGACGACCAAATCTCCCGCGAAGTCTGA